Proteins found in one Enterococcus sp. 9D6_DIV0238 genomic segment:
- the fabI gene encoding enoyl-ACP reductase FabI yields MFLKDKKVVVMGVANKKSIAWGCAKALKEQGADVIYTYQNERMKKQLLKLAEPTDLLVECDVASDESIAQAFKTIQEKYDKIDGLVHAIAFANKEELDGNVSDISRSGYLLAQDISSYSLLAVAHYAKPMLNPGSGIVTMTYLGSERAIPNYNMMGIAKASLETAVKYLAYEFAADKIRVNGISAGAIKTLAVTGVKDYDQLIKLSEDRTPDKAGVTIEEVGNTCAFLVSELAAGIVGDIIYVDKGVHLT; encoded by the coding sequence ATGTTTCTAAAAGATAAGAAAGTCGTCGTAATGGGTGTCGCAAACAAAAAAAGTATTGCCTGGGGCTGTGCGAAAGCATTAAAAGAGCAAGGCGCCGACGTTATCTATACTTATCAAAACGAGCGCATGAAAAAACAACTACTAAAATTAGCAGAGCCAACTGATTTACTTGTAGAATGTGATGTTGCTTCTGACGAATCGATTGCGCAAGCATTCAAAACGATCCAAGAAAAATACGATAAAATCGACGGTTTAGTTCATGCTATCGCTTTTGCCAACAAAGAAGAACTAGACGGAAACGTCAGTGACATCAGTCGTTCCGGGTATTTATTGGCACAAGATATCAGCAGCTATTCATTATTAGCGGTGGCTCACTATGCAAAACCCATGCTAAATCCAGGCTCTGGCATCGTAACAATGACTTATTTAGGCTCTGAAAGAGCGATTCCAAACTATAATATGATGGGTATCGCTAAAGCTTCTTTAGAGACTGCTGTAAAATATTTAGCTTATGAATTTGCCGCAGATAAAATTCGTGTCAATGGGATTTCCGCTGGAGCAATCAAGACGCTAGCTGTAACAGGTGTCAAAGATTACGATCAGTTGATCAAGCTATCAGAAGACCGCACACCTGATAAAGCCGGCGTAACGATCGAAGAAGTAGGAAATACGTGTGCTTTTCTAGTCAGTGAACTTGCCGCTGGTATCGTAGGCGATATTATTTACGTCGATAAAGGCGTTCACCTAACTTAA